From Brassica oleracea var. oleracea cultivar TO1000 chromosome C3, BOL, whole genome shotgun sequence, a single genomic window includes:
- the LOC106336141 gene encoding trihelix transcription factor ASIL2-like — MSDPDSPLEQDPIQDPLPVRNQSPPPQPDDSVTDLKVASTPAVAKNSRRLPPPCWSLEETIALIDGYRDKWHALNRGNLKANHWEEVAEAVAGNCPGVTPKKTAVQCRHKMEKLRKRYRTEIQRARSVPVARFVSSWVHYKRMEAMEDRPESKPGGGDEERAELYGGGGSVARSTPRFFNRNGTAGGSSSSGGIRIRIPTGVSIAQPGPRFPGKIDPKYTASASSRLGRVGGGTSYGARGVRIQEGEERAGKRGREMMMMMMTTEEEEEEESDDPMVEIASAIKLLGDTLLRTEEKKMEMTREIEAMRMEMEMKRTKMILESQQRIVEAFAKSMSENLEEKKKTARRVSSLPP; from the coding sequence ATGTCTGATCCAGATTCTCCGTTGGAACAAGATCCGATTCAGGATCCGTTACCGGTGCGTAACCAATCGCCTCCGCCGCAACCAGACGATTCCGTTACCGATCTGAAGGTTGCCTCCACCCCCGCGGTGGCCAAGAACTCTAGGCGCTTGCCTCCGCCGTGCTGGTCTCTAGAGGAGACGATCGCGCTCATCGACGGCTACCGCGACAAATGGCACGCTCTCAACCGTGGAAACCTCAAGGCGAATCACTGGGAGGAAGTCGCGGAAGCGGTGGCCGGTAATTGCCCCGGCGTGACGCCGAAGAAAACCGCCGTTCAGTGCCGGCACAAGATGGAGAAGCTGAGGAAAAGGTACCGCACGGAGATCCAGCGAGCGAGATCTGTGCCGGTGGCGAGGTTTGTATCCTCTTGGGTCCACTATAAGCGAATGGAAGCCATGGAGGATCGCCCGGAGAGCAAGCCCGGCGGTGGAGACGAGGAAAGAGCCGAGCTTTACGGCGGAGGAGGTTCTGTCGCGAGGTCAACGCCGAGGTTCTTTAACAGGAATGGTACCGCCGGAGGGAGTAGCAGCAGCGGTGGGATCAGAATTCGGATTCCGACGGGAGTGAGTATAGCTCAGCCGGGGCCGAGGTTTCCCGGTAAGATCGATCCGAAATACACGGCGAGTGCAAGTTCAAGACTTGGTCGTGTCGGAGGAGGAACCAGTTACGGAGCTAGGGGTGTGAGAATTCAAGAAGGAGAAGAGAGAGCAGGGAAACGAGGGAGGGAGATGATGATGATGATGATGACGACGGAGGAGGAGGAGGAGGAGGAGTCTGATGATCCAATGGTGGAGATAGCGAGTGCGATCAAGCTACTTGGAGATACGTTGTTGAGAACAGAGGAGAAGAAGATGGAGATGACGAGAGAGATTGAAGCGATGAGGATGGAAATGGAGATGAAGAGGACAAAGATGATATTGGAATCTCAACAACGAATCGTTGAGGCGTTTGCTAAAAGCATGTCTGAAAATTTGGAGGAGAAGAAGAAGACAGCAAGAAGAGTATCTTCCTTACCCCCATGA
- the LOC106332436 gene encoding cyclin-U4-1-like translates to MAELENPGVMPKLIAFLSALLERVAESNDLTRRVTTQSQSNSVFHGLSRPSITIQSYLERIYKYANCSSSCFVVAYVYLDRFTHRQPSLPINSFNVHRLLITSVMTAAKFLDDLYYNNAYYAKVGGISTKEMNLLELDFLFGLGFDLNVTPNTFHAYFSLLQKEMTLLQPLSLVVVPPRTVITFKDDEASHQKQQLAV, encoded by the exons ATGGCCGAGCTTGAGAATCCAGGAGTAATGCCGAAACTAATAGCCTTCTTATCGGCGTTGCTAGAACGAGTTGCCGAGTCAAACGATCTGACAAGGCGAGTCACGACTCAGTCACAGAGTAATTCCGTGTTCCATGGACTGAGTCGACCTTCCATAACGATTCAGAGCTATCTCGAGAGGATTTACAAATACGCGAATTGTAGTTCTTCTTGCTTCGTTGTGGCTTATGTTTATCTCGACCGTTTCACTCACAGACAACCTTCGCTGCCGATCAATTCCTTCAATGTTCATCGTCTCCTCATTACCAGTGTCATGACCGCTGCTAAATTCCTCGATGATCT GTACTACAACAATGCTTATTACGCCAAAGTGGGAGGGATAAGCACGAAAGAGATGAATCTTCTGGAGCTAGATTTCTTATTCGGGTTAGGTTTTGATTTAAACGTGACGCCAAACACATTCCACGCTTACTTCTCTCTTCTTCAAAAGGAAATGACTCTTCTTCAACCTCTCTCCCTCGTTGTTGTCCCGCCAAGAACTGTCATTACCTTCAAAGACGATGAAGCTTCTCATCAGAAACAACAACTTGCTGTTTGA